Genomic segment of Salvia hispanica cultivar TCC Black 2014 chromosome 2, UniMelb_Shisp_WGS_1.0, whole genome shotgun sequence:
AAACAGGCACTCCGATGACAGGTGGTGGCGCCAAGAGCCCTGCGTTTTCTAAAGTTCTGGccaaggaggaggaggagcatAAAGGTATAACCATTGATCACCTCCACAGGTTGAATCAGAAGAATATATCTGCTTGGAACATGAAGAGGCTGACCAACATAGTGAGGAAAGGCGTGCTCTCAACTCTCGATGAGAAGATTCAAGGCTCCACCACTGATGACGAGGCATCCGTGCATATCACAAGCGAAAACCAGGCTAAGATTGCTGCCAAGAAGATCTTCTTCAATGTTGCCAAGCCAGGATCAAAGTCAGTTTCTAATTATCTGCATTTCGTGTTTTAATAACTTCAAGATTATACCACATTGCTACATAAGTCATGTTATTTCTGTGATTAGATATATTTACCTGGAGGATCTAATGCGTTTCATGCGGGAGGATGAGGTGCTAAAGACTATTCGTCTCTTCGAAGATGAGGTGCAAAAGGGAATCAGCAAACGCGCTCTTAAAAATTGGGTGGTAAGCAGTGTTGTCTAGTTATTAAGGTTTTACCTGTCTTGGTTTCATCCGACTCTGTTATTGTTAAACATAAATCCGAAATTCAGTAGCTTACAGCAATTAACATCTGTCCTAAAATGGTCTTTAGCTAAACTTAAGTATATATAGGCTTAGAACTTGTTTCAGTTGATATGGGGAACTTGCAACTtatgtgagagaaaatatacaCTTGGTTGAATTTGTTGTTTGTTGTCAAAAAGCTGCATTGAGTCTGGACCAGTGTTTGTTGCTTAGTGGACCCTATCAGCAGCATGTGAGCATTGACCAATTTAGTCTAGACAATCCTAGAAGTCATCATATTATGTGAATGGTGCtactttttttccaaaatttttaaGGTTCATACCTTTTTACTTTTGGTCACATGGTCTGCAACCAACGTTTAATGGTTTTAGTCTTTTAGAGATATTGAAACGTGGAGTGAAACTACATGTGTTGAGGATGGATCTCTTTGACTACAGGTGAATGCATTTAGGGAGCGGAGAGCTCTTGCTTTATCGCTAAATGACACAAAAACTGCGGTCGACAAACTGCACCACATGCTCAACGTTCTAGTGGCGATTCTCATTGTTGTCATCTGGCTTCTCATACTCAAAGTTGCAACAACTCagttcttcatcttcttgagCTCCCAACTCCTTTTGGTGGTGTTCATGTTCGGGAACACATGCAAGACAACATTCGAAGCAATCGTCTTTCTATTTGTGATGCACCCATTTGATGTGGGCGACCGTGTTGAAGTCGATGGAATTCAAGTAAGTTTTTCGAGCATGCCACGTGCTTTTTTTGCTCTATCTAATTTTCTGCATAACCATGATTTCTCATTCCTGCTGGGGTGTGAAAATTTTCAGATGATTGTTGAAGAAATGAACATATTGACAACAGTTTTCCTGAAGTTTGACAACCACAAAATCTATTATCCAAATAGTGTGTTATCCACAAAGCCAATCTACAACTACTACCGCAGTCCGGATATGGGAGATGCAATCGATTTTAGCATCCACATTTCCACTCCAAGCGAGAAGATTGCAACGATGAAGGAAAGGATAGTAAGGTATGAAATGATGGCATTGTTTGTttcatctctctctatatatatccTAATCATAGAGATTTAAATTGAGGTGCAATGGGTGTAGGTATGTTGATAACCGGAGCGACCACTGGTATCCTGCACCGCTGATCGTGATGAGAGACATGGAGGACATGAACAGGTTGAAGTTCTCGGTGTGGCTATCGCACAAGATGAACTTTCAAGATATGGGTGAGAGATGGGCAAGGAGATCACTTCTTGTAGAGGAAATGGTTAAGATCTTCAGGGAGCTAGATATCGAGTACCGGATGCTGCCTCTCGATGTGAACGTACGCAACATGCCGCCTATAAGTTCGACTAGAGTACCATCTAACTGGAATGCTATTTCGGCttgatttatagtaatatacaTGTGGAGAGCAGAGCAGAAGTGGACGCAAGAGATGAAGCAGAAgctgaattatatttataatttggatACTGGTATTTCTTGTACAGTTTTCTATGTCCATCTTTCTTGAATGGACTCCATTTTTACTAATGAATAATCTATGAATGAATTTACTGAGAATTATGATGGGTGACATACTGACATCTAATATTAGGATAAACTATTCTTGTCATGAGTTTAACCATTGTGAACAAAATTAAGTTGGGATTAATCGGATAagaatatattcaattatatcatataaaattgaatattggAAACAAttatataagagcatccacatccgtgctcttagaagtgggcccggacccatttttactccttgtccttagctaagagcacaacacccacattcgtactcttagctaaggacaagctcaagggtcccaccatattattcaatttaaatactccaattattaaaaatatttctacattataaaaatacattcaaaaataaaaattacataattaaaatcctaaaaaataaaaattacataattaaaatcttaaaaaataaaaatacatatgatgagaatatgagaaaaaagatgagagaatgtagatgataaaaaaaaagatgagagaatgtaattttttttgtgttgaagtggaggtatttatagatgaaaatgtgaattttggggaaaaaaaaatgaaaaataaattaaaagtaggTAGAAAacgaatataatttttttggaagtggaaaaatattttttttatttaataacatttttttaaataaattttgaattttaaaaaaataaaaataaaaaatcgaatttgccAACGGCCGCTGTCACGTATgggtgctcagcggcacggacggacggacggTGCTAAgagcaccgctgcggatgctctaaaccaccataacataaatatcaaGCTTTTCATTAACAAAAAGAACGACGAAATACTCTCGGAGTCTTCTAATTTTTTGGCCAACTAGAAGGCTCGAAAGTATTTTGGCATTTCCTATGAGTTTTATATTCACTGTGattgtttttattgatttatcaATTGATATAAATGTATACATTCTAGATCGAGTGTTGCTAAAGGTAATCATCCTtctttttgcaattttttgtttaattatctacatttatttcattatttgtttcTTGAGCTTTGACAAGGCTTGTATTGAGGCACACTTGAACTTTGACAAGGCTTCGTTACTATACCGAACcatcttatttttatgcaGTTAGTTGGAGGTAATAATTTTGCAGTAGTAGTTGGATTGATTTTCAAAGTATTTATAAGTATCATTTATTGTCTCATCTAACTTTGAATGCATAATtcattactattaattttagaaagagTTATAAGCATAAGGAACGAGTGAAACTCATAGTATTAAGGAACGAATGAAActccacaaaaataatttattatagagTGTTTGGTTTGATGGATGATATAAGTGAAATTGAAagagaatataatttaattttgtgtatgGATTGATTAATGGGgtattataaattgaaaagatcatgactgaaatgaaaaaaaaaaacagaattcccaaaaatacaaaaattaagaataaataatatagtaactgtattttttatgagaacattttggaaattttataattcaaggataataaaaagtgaaattaaatgaggaATAAATGATATAGTAAAGGTTTGGTGGGCCACATGCATCTTGCTCAAGGCAGGCATAAACAAAGCACCTCATCCAAATGGTTCACAATTGAACACATTGCAGCAAATTCTCAACTGCACAATGGCGGCGCCGGTGAAAGTGTACGGCCCTCCCTTCTCCACCGCCGTGGCAAGGGTTATGGTCACTCTCCTTGAGAAAGATGTCCCCTTTCAGCTCCTTCCTGTTAACATGGCCAAAGGTGAACACAAGAAGCCCGATTACCTCAAAATTCaggtctttttttttttaaattactcCTAATTTGCCACAATCTCTTTCCTCTTTGCTCAGCTAACATAATATGTGGttgtattttcttgatttgttgCAGCCATTTGGACAAGTACCAGCATTTCAAGATGAAGGGGTTACTATCTTTGGTAACATTATTACCCATTCTTATCTTTTCACTGTTTTAGGTTTTATCTATATTGCTCACATTGTACAAAATTGATGGCTAGCTTTGATTAGAGAGGAACGTTAAGATGAATGATGCATTTGACTTTATACCATAGGGCTTATTGGTCACAAATAGCACAAACTTTGGccgaaatttggtatttcccacaaACTTAAAAATGTAGTGAATTTGCCATGATTGGGAATTTTGGCAAAATTGTGGGAGATTTTACAACTCTAGTAACATACGAAACAACGTCGTTTACACCTATTTATGTTGACCGCTTTGTTCAACTATATGAGCTAACATGTCACGCCAAATTCAATTTAGTGAAGTTGAACTCGTGGAAAATTCGCTACAAAGTATAAGTTCATGATATCAGCGATCAAGTTTTGAGTTTGCGGGAAACTGCCAAACTGTTTTAAACAGAAATCCCccttgtgttttttttacatatatgTGTATTGATGATGCAGAGATAGGCGATGTAATGTGCTTGCTTAAGCAATagatatgcaaaaaaaaaccaaTATCATGACATGAGGTGTTAGTAAATGGTTTACAAATTCTGGCCTTGTTCTAGAATATCTACTTGAAGTCTTGAATTAGGTTCTTGATTTGTTGTTTCTCTCATGCCTTTTGATTAACCAGAATCCCGAGCCATCTCAAGATACGTTTGTGACAAATATGCGAACCAAGGAAACAGAGGACTCTTTGGAACAAATCCTTTAGAGAAGGCATCAATTGATCAATGGCTAGAGGCTGAAGGGCAGAACTTCAATCCACCAAGCTCCATCCTCGTCTTCCAACTAACCTTTGCCCCGAGGATGAAGATCAAGCAAGACGAGAATTTGATCAAGCAGAATGAAGCTAAGCTTGCCAGCGTGCTGGATGTGTACGACAGGAGGTTGAACGAGAGTAGGTACTTGGCTGGTGACGACTTCACGCTTGCGGATCTTTCCCACCTGCCCAATGCGCAGTACCTGAATGGGACCGATGTTGGGGAGCTCTTCAGGACAAGGAAGAACGTCGAGAGGTGGTGGGGCGAGGTTTCAAACCGAGAGTCATGGAAGAAGGTTCTTGAAATGCAGAGTCCACCAGCTCCAAAAAAGGCATGAAAGGTTGATGTTTTATGATGCTTTTGCTTAGGCCAAGTCTGAATGAGTGTCAATAAAGTGAGGCAATTCCTAACCTCTGTTTGAATCTTATTGCTGTTAGTgaaatctttttatattatggATACTTTCCACATTTGAATCTTATTGTTGAATTtgacacaaaaaataaatttaaaagtttgtGTCAACTGATCTAGAACCTATCCATGAAGATTGAAAAACAATGGAAAGAAGCCAATCTCACAAAATGAATGTCTTGATTGTAAAATATTGGTAGAAGTAGGCTTCAACAAGGTAAGGTTTGCCCCATCTTCAACCTCTCCTTGTACTCTTTCTATTCCTTCTGGTACCTTTCCTTATCCTTTAACCCATAGTTCTGGTAAACCTGCACAAACAAAAAGTTAGGATTGTGTTTCAACATCACTTGTACTCACTCACCACTCTGTCTTCAGGGGAGAGTTTGTTCCACGAGTCACCAATCATCTTCGTGAACTCCCTTTCCCTATTCGGGTAGAGAGATTTGAGGGCCGAGTGTTTCTCTGCGAAAAAGAAGTTGTAGCCACTCCTGTTGGGCTTTGGATGGCCCGGATCACCCGACCTTCTCCTTCTTGTGCAGCGGCCTGGCTTATGAAGCACGGGAGCATAAGGTACGAGGGCATTGTGCGTTGGAGGGGCCGGGTGGTAGAGCACGCCGTTGAGCGTCTCGTCCCTTAACTTCACTGAAACGAGGTAACCGCAGTCGAACTTAGCATCGATTGTTCCTACAGCCTGAAATGAAAGAGGGCATGCACCAAATATTCATTTGTTgtcaaaaattgtaaattaggatgttcatattttccacatatcttatgaaaatgtgaatagtttatctttaattaaCCATAACAAGTGTAATTTCCAGTGAACTGCATTTATGCTcctaaaacataacaaaaagAAGTAAATGAAACAAAGATGGAAAAGCAAATAAAGTGTGCATATTAACTACTGGAAGATAATTGGAATAAAGATTAGTGGACCTCCTTCTCCTCTACTACAATATCATGAAAAAACAATCTCATTAATATACATtgtcttcaaaaaaaaattgccaaTCAGAGATTAGattgaatttatgaaattgtCACTATGTGATTGGGAAATCGAACAATAACGTTAGTGGCCgagaaattaaatgatgtgTGGTGGGTATTTTTCATCAACTTAGCACTTCAATTAATGTCACCCTAAATATCATAGGCCCAACATTTTCCTCTCTGGATAATATCCTACTTTAAATCTATTATTCCAAAGACCAAACATTCCATCAAAATGCATGCTTCTTTCACCATTAATGGCCTTGAAAATAGtccttaaaattatgaatttaatattttcttaatttcttggTCCAATTTGAATGAAATTCTATTGAATGTGACATACAAAAAGGACAAAACCGCATATGAAttgtaggagtataaaatatgaaatcaaaatatatctGTCATGAAAacaatactactaataaaattcatgatttttatgtCTGATTTATTGCtacaacactaaaaaaaatgacataaaaatcaagACGCAATTACTCGTCTTGtttttaaaagtaataataatttaagacGTAAAAGAAAGTGTCCTTAAATCAATGATAACTTAACTtgatctttttctttttagtacgCTTCTATTTGCGTCATCTAATTATAGTACCAACAACAAGAACGTTTTTTGAAGCGTTGGTGGTATatttaaaaacacaaattaacatctttaattgtattaaaaaaaaatccttcaCTAGGATTGAGGATGTTAAAAATGGAGGATGGCGCCTTGAGTTCTAAAGAAATAGACTTGCTCGTGACCACGAAGgagagagaagtagtgtttCCTTAAAGCGTAGGAGGCGCTCGTCGTCGTCGGAGAAAAATCAAACACCGCGCTTATCTCCCTCCATTTTTTCTCCTCCACCACCTAAGccatttttttcccaaattctCTTttcccaaaagaaaaaatgataatcggaaattaattaattaattaataaaacctTGTGATAGCCACCTCTTGTGGTAACTTGGACATAGAGCAAATGCAGATTGAGCTCCTTCCCTCCGATCACAGGCACCCTTTTTCAGGAAATAATAAACACACGATGagaatgggaaaaaaaaatggaaaaaaatgaggaatttatatataataagtgtattattctttttacataaatttggaGGCGAGTGCAAAGTGGGTTGGGCCGGCCCGGCCCACTTGACACCTCATttgtttatacaatatttgtttctttaatttcaGAAAGGTGACTCCAAGTTCACACTTAACTTTTCCACTTTAACAAAATCAGGTTGATGCTATATGTGTTGCTCagttaaaaggaaaaatggatGGTGAGTTCTCAGTTTGTGGTGAGattaacaagaagaagaaattggtGATTGTGATATGAACCATGAGAAATTTGTTATTTCTACGATGAGGTGAATGCTCTAAACAAGAAGAAATTGGTTATTTCAACCGAAGTGACAGAATAGTGGTTTACGTGAGAATATATGTTAATTTGCGcgcctttttttaattatctgaTTGTTCATCTCAATCTTTGTTGGAAgccatttttgttttctatctTGGATTTTGACATCAACTAATAGTAATCAAGCTGCTGTGGCGAGCAACTTTATTATGTCTTTGTATTGGCACTGCAATAATCTAATTTGAAGTTCTCTACACTGCTGTAGAAGTTAATGATGTATTATCCTTTATGATCCACCACTATCTATACAATTGGCAATTGTTAGACCATGTGTTaggtcatattctaatttgAATACTTAAATGAAGAGCAATTTCTATTTCAAGTAAAAACTTGGCATAATGGTCaattttttggtgttttaCACCTATAGTGGTCTAACTTAAGTCAGCTGTACAAATTGAAAGAGTATGGCCAAGACATTAATGCAGTGTTAAGTTCGCAACAAATTTTTTCAGCAACCAAGGTAGTATATGgctaattttatgtttttttcactattttaaaTGTTAGGCTGATTCAGCTATGcttttgtgtatatatagtgATTGTGTTAAGCAATCAAGAATGAAAGAATTTGGCTTTTTGcaacatattaattttgtgtgtCAACACATCACACATCTGAATTTATTTGAGCTAGAAGTGTGTACCTTGGATTTTGATGTTTGTAGTAATCATGCGTTTTGTTATTGTAGAAGACTCAAGAAACTCCCCTATCACCACTTCATTTAACAAATTCTGTCAAAATTtgtgcaataataaataaaactatgtaAGTTTAATTTCATACTACAATGATTTTTAACCTGGAgcatttttttcatgtttagtttttttgcaatttaaaATGATGGCTATGGCTATAAAATATGGTTACCTTAAATAATAATCCCCTTTTGGTCAGTATctaatccaaattttatattttgcataGCCTCTCAAATTTTGTAGCACAAGCCTCCTTTCTTCCACCATTTTGTAGTACATGTTGATGTTAGGACCTTTTCGGCCGcctttctcaattttatagtacaccctcaagagaaaatattatatctatatatatatatatatatatatatatatatcaaataaaaggcgagttttagccttaatttgaatatttatgaaatctGGGTATAAATTTgaacatttataaattttgggtataaatttgaatatttataaattttaagcataatttaaacataattaGTCAATACAGTTACaatctatataaaaaaaataggttaTTACCGTTACTAGCTTAAATTGATATGggaatattttactaataattatcaaatttgGTAGATGACGTTTTTATGTTATAATTCCATAAGTAatcaaatattgcattttaatttaaacattttatgATTGTGCCAATGGACGGttttcaattgaataataCTAAATGATTTACAACCGTTACAAACTTAAATTTATAggtgaatatttatatttatgataataattCATAGGGTTTGTAACATCCAAAATAGTAGGACTCTTCAATATTGTTCTATAAATATGTAGTATGAGCAAGATTATAATTCACTTCTTTCTTGCCTTTCCTCATTGCATCAAAATATTCTGcaaaaaaagaatttgatgCGGTACGGTGCAATACTTTGTCAGTCATTCGATGCGGTGCGTGTGTGTTTATGAATTCATTCAACGTGGAGACAACTCCAATGTAATCTCATTGGAATGTATTTTCCACGACCGTGTGGTATGTATTTCGTTTTTTAtcttattacatttttttagcTATTTATCTAAAAccattaattgtttattttttccatgtAGGGCACTAGGATTCAAGCCatgtttaaaacaattgaTCTAATCAAGCAGATCATGAATTCACAATTACTATGTGCTCTAGAACACGGATATCGGAAGTCAACGACTCCAAGTTTTCAAGATTTATGCATacatttaaaacaaatgaTCTAATCAAGCagataaaaaaactaatgaaGAGCCACTCTTTAGTACTCCCTATTTTAGTACTACTGTTGCaattgtattaatatttattattgttattattatttgtgtatTAACATTGTCTTAAAGGATGCACTGTTTGACACTTTTTAAATatctttaaattatattatcattatttattttttaacattgttgttgcttctattttttatagatattATTCGAGCAATTGTTGACTCTGGAAAGATTATTACACATGAAAATTCTCaacttatatagattaaaatTGCTGATTCACGGTAAGTGTTGATtcactgtttttttttcttttgttttccaacattttgtttttgttgatttatctAAAGTTGtgttaatataatttatgtatattgttTTGCATAGTACCGACGATGCCATGCATAAGTTCTTTGTTCTTATGGGATGTTTTTTTGGCATAAAGAACCATTGGGGAAATCATCTTAAAATCAAAAGACcaaaattttatgttgttGTAAGGGTAGAATAATAAGATTCTTCAAGATGTAAGCTGCTTATATTGTCTTTCAAGGTTTAATATTCTCTAAAGACTTCAAATGTgttcattatttgaaaaatattcttttatattgtTGAGTTCACCTTTATGGGAGGTTGGATTGATAATAGATTGAACACGGGTCAGTTACTGTCTGTGTTTCGATTACATGATCAATAAAGTCTTTAACATTgttaatgatattatttatttaatttttatgtttgtctctatttattttttattttataaatattatttacttttataaaatttatataattttatttgtaatttataaatcttgtataattttatcttttatcattttatttatttaattggccttttaattttatgtgaataaaattcaatGGGTCGTGCAATGCACGGGGGTTGATACTAGTTTATAGTAATGTGAGAGAGACTTTTTTCAAAAGATGATgcgtgacatcttttatgagacaaactaaaaagaaaaatgtaacatttatatagttaatagagacggagggagtagtataattggatattcgggtgatagaaaatatcaacacggGGTATGCAACGttttatttactcatttttataattgggTGATGGAAAAAACTACATGGCTATGTTAcgttttattatcttttgatttttattattgttatagtAATATGTTAAAAAGTGCGAATTGTTATCCTTTGTACTCCAGTATATATGTAAATGCATTTAGGAATGGCACTTTTTCATGAGACTTTTTAtcttcaacacatttttatactAGGTTGAAATATAAGTTTTGTtaactaaatttttaattatataattctgtttatgtaattaaaaatgcatacatgtatttttttagCGGGTGTGGATAAATCCGttgaaaatcatatttttataagtgaTGTTGTTCGTGgtaaacaaaattcataatattgtGAATGAGTCAATGAGAGTAATTTCGTTTCGTCAACTTTAAATTGAGACGAAGGTAAAATTTTTTCACTCTTGTTTTGAATATCATTAACTTTGTAAATGCTTATtcaaatgtcattttttaatgaaagacttgccttaattttttttttatgcatcGGAATATAAGTTGAttaactaaatattttatcatttcttttATGTAATTGGGTATGCAAGTGTGCAAATACTATAATTCTTTTTTACCATACAAGTGTCACAAATTTTTgtgatataaaaattactatatatatatatggataagTGGATAACTATGATCATCACTGGATTGGCTcgaaatgtaattttattttttcttttttattttattattattttataattgttaaTACCATTTGATCCAAGGTTGCCTTACAAATTCCAACGACGACAATTTCCTTTTGACCATGTCGTATACAATGACGATTAACAAAAGTCAAGGTCAATGTGTCTCTCatgttggattatttttaaaaaaagtctTCAATCCATAGTCGCACATCTCCTCTTtgtcatttgttttattttattttactcaacTCATatcaaatagtattaaaattatataaaaacgTTTGCTGAATacgaaatgtttcatttaaaatGGGTTGAGAGAAGTACATTTctcttttgttattatttatactacctccgtcccccaaaatttgctacattTTCACccgacacaggttttaagaaatgtaatggaaagtgagttgaaaaagttggtgggatgtggatcctacttttaaagtattagttttataataaaatgtgagtaagaatgagttagtggaatatggggtccactaccaaaaattgtaaaagtgaagtgtatcaaattttcagggacagactgaaatagtaaactgtatcaaattttaggggacggaggtagtaatatttttaattgtttatagtgttatgaataattattgtaattaaaacatatccttaattaaaaacatCATTAATATTCTCTTTATCCTCTTTTTTTAATCCTGCTTTTACgaatttatctttattatttgaaatagtATAGGGGCGATAACACTAGTTCAAATAGTACAAGAGTTGCCTATGTATATCCACATGCAATATCCATTCATTCTTAACAAATTCATCATTCTTTCTCTATTATCTTTTCTAACAAAGAACCGATGGAGTCTGAGGCAAAATTGCTTTCGGAATTGTTCTTCGAGATTCTGAGCCGAACAAGTTTGGAAACGTTGGAACAATGCAAATCCGTTTCAAAGGAATGGAAACAAATCATCTACGAGCCCACTTTTATCCCTCTCCATTCCCAACGAACCAATTCCCTCTACGGCTATTTCTTCCAAACCTTGAAATCTTCGAAATCCCACTCCGCCTTCGTCTCCACGGCCCCCGGAGCCATCAATTCGACGTGGCCTCGCAACGAGGGCGTCGAAATCCTAGCCTCATGCGATCAAGGGATCCTCATCTGCGAGAGAGGAATATGCCGCAACAAGCGCTTCTACGCCTGCAAGCCCGCCACCGCCCAATGGCAACCTCTCCCAAATCCCAAACTCCGCTACCAAACCAAATCCGTCGCCGTCGTCGTTGCCCGTTCCCATCCCCTTCGCTACGTCATAGTTCGATTGTACTCCTTAGGGAGCCAGCTCCACTGCGAGATCTTCGATTCAGAGAGATGGAGATGGGAGAAGATCGATAATTCGCCTCTCTACGGAGAGATTGTCATCAATTGCTCTCCCTCTGTCACCACCGCAGGCCGATTCGTGCACTGGCTCACATTAAACGACAGCGTGCTGACGTTGGACGTGGAGAAGAGGCGTTTTCGATGCTCTGCGCTGCCAGGATGCCTTCCCATGTGTAGATGGACGTTGCCGGcgttggtggaatatgaagGGGAATTAGGGTTTATGTGTCAAGTTGAGGAAAAAGAAGATCGTAGCGAGATGGAGGTGTGGAGCAATGGAAAAAAGAAGGCGGTGGTGAATATGAGAGATATAGGTTTGGGTTTGGATTTGCAACACCCGGTGGCGGTGGAGTTTTGCAGTAGCAATGTGGTTTTCATAAGAAGTATGGAAGGAGGTGGTTTTTATAATATGCAAAATCGCAGTTTTAGTAAAGTTGAAGTACCTTACGATCTTAGGATTCCGATGCAAGTGTTTCGATTCAGATCTGATTCACAAATTGTCCATCTCAGAGGTGGTTGCCATGCTTCCAACACAAGAAGAAGATAGTGGCAGTGGCGGAGGGAATTCAAAACAAGGGGAACGGTGGTATccccaaaa
This window contains:
- the LOC125203964 gene encoding glutathione S-transferase-like; translated protein: MAAPVKVYGPPFSTAVARVMVTLLEKDVPFQLLPVNMAKGEHKKPDYLKIQPFGQVPAFQDEGVTIFESRAISRYVCDKYANQGNRGLFGTNPLEKASIDQWLEAEGQNFNPPSSILVFQLTFAPRMKIKQDENLIKQNEAKLASVLDVYDRRLNESRYLAGDDFTLADLSHLPNAQYLNGTDVGELFRTRKNVERWWGEVSNRESWKKVLEMQSPPAPKKA
- the LOC125205249 gene encoding uncharacterized protein LOC125205249, with the translated sequence MESEAKLLSELFFEILSRTSLETLEQCKSVSKEWKQIIYEPTFIPLHSQRTNSLYGYFFQTLKSSKSHSAFVSTAPGAINSTWPRNEGVEILASCDQGILICERGICRNKRFYACKPATAQWQPLPNPKLRYQTKSVAVVVARSHPLRYVIVRLYSLGSQLHCEIFDSERWRWEKIDNSPLYGEIVINCSPSVTTAGRFVHWLTLNDSVLTLDVEKRRFRCSALPGCLPMCRWTLPALVEYEGELGFMCQVEEKEDRSEMEVWSNGKKKAVVNMRDIGLGLDLQHPVAVEFCSSNVVFIRSMEGGGFYNMQNRSFSKVEVPYDLRIPMQVFRFRSDSQIVHLRGGCHASNTRRR